In the Hordeum vulgare subsp. vulgare chromosome 7H, MorexV3_pseudomolecules_assembly, whole genome shotgun sequence genome, one interval contains:
- the LOC123410984 gene encoding uclacyanin 1-like, translating to MAAAIRALLVAALTTAALFGTALGASYTVGAPAGSWDLRTNYTQWTSSIRFYTGDELRFQYPAATHNVVEVTKTAYDNCSSSSPIATFPSGNDVIPLAAVGTRYFICGLPGHCAGGMKIQVNVESKVVRCRGRGARQRCRQTTPPASSAPQAGSEPVLALGLGAVVAGLMLFF from the coding sequence ATGGCGGCAGCTATCAGAGCTCTCCTTGTTGCCGCACTGACCACCGCGGCGCTGTTCGGCACGGCGCTCGGCGCCAGCTACACAGTCGGCGCACCGGCCGGATCGTGGGACCTCCGAACAAACTACACCCAATGGACTTCCAGCATCAGGTTctacaccggcgacgagctccggtTCCAGTACCCCGCTGCAACGCACAACGTGGTGGAGGTGACCAAGACGGCCTACGACAACTGCAGCAGCTCTAGTCCCATCGCCACGTTCCCGAGCGGCAACGACGTAATCCCGCTCGCCGCCGTCGGGACCCGGTACTTCATCTGCGGCCTGCCCGGGCACTGCGCCGGTGGCATGAAGATACAGGTCAACGTCGAGTCGAAGGTAGTGAGATGccgagggagaggggcgaggcaACGGTGCAGACAGACAACGCCACCGGCGAGCTCGGCGCCTCAGGCTGGTTCTGAGCCTGTGCTAGCGCTAGGGCTAGGCGCCGTCGTGGCTGGTTTGATGCTTTTCTTCTAG
- the LOC123410948 gene encoding mavicyanin-like: MLINSFLPLSPLSSACFFQVPADRSAEMDVRRRRALVMVVAAMLAAVAVSRVATAATSYTVGAPDGLWDMHTDYAEWVAARTFHPGDNITFTYSRELHDVVEVGKAGYDACSSANNVSAFRSGNDVVALTAVGTRYFLCGLTGHCDSGMKIRVDVVDASTGPAAAPPTTSAGGSVVAGLGALVVTQALLASMSVW; this comes from the exons ATGCTAATTAACTCCTTTCTGCCTCTCTCCCCGCtctcttctgcttgcttcttccaGGTCCCAGCCGATCGATCGGCAGAGATGGATGTCAGGCGGCGGCGGGCACTGGTGATGGTCGTGGCGGCGATGCTGGCCGCCGTGGCTGTATCTCGGGTTGCCACGGCCGCGACGAGCTACACGGTGGGGGCGCCGGACGGGCTGTGGGACATGCACACGGACTATGCTGAGTGGGTCGCCGCCAGGACGTTCCACCCCGGCGACAACATCA CGTTCACGTACTCGCGGGAGCTGCACGACGTGGTGGAGGTGGGCAAGGCCGGCTACGACGCCTGCTCCAGCGCCAACAACGTCTCCGCCTTCCGCTCCGGCAACGACGTCGTCGCCCTCACCGCCGTCGGCACGCGCTACTTCCTCTGCGGCCTCACCGGCCACTGCGACAGCGGAATGAAGATCAGGGTCGACGTGGTCGACGCGTCCACCGGTCCCGCAGCCGCGCCGCCCACTACGTCTGCCGGGGGTAGCGTCGTCGCAGGCCTTGGCGCGCTTGTGGTCACGCAGGCTCTCCTGGCCAGCATGAGCGTGTGGTGA